One genomic segment of Ignavibacteriota bacterium includes these proteins:
- the citF gene encoding citrate lyase subunit alpha has translation MKLVKNAAGRFVPTRINKRDEIPYKGIGKFRPKGNKAKPPIRTCIDYPTDGNKLVSSLEEALKKAGLKDGMTISTHHHLRNGDVLTNQLFDTIKKMGIKNIRWFPSASFPCHQHLIQYLEDGTIHHIEGSMNGPLGKFTTDGKMKGIGVLRSHGGRYQSIQDGEVHIDIAVIAAPTADPFGNATGDQGKSACGLLGFALGDSEYADRVIVVTDNLVPFPCIPWQIQGNNVDFVVQTDSLGDSSKIVSGTTEVTKSPDRLLIAEYVAQFFEDAGILKDGFSFQAGAGGTNLAFALFLKEKMKAKNIKARFIRGGSTKYLVEMLEEGLTDYILDGQTFDLEGVRSMHENANHVNTSPFTSYNYHGKGNFASILDVVVLGATEVDLNFNANVVTHSDGYLLHGIGGWQNCLFSKCTILAIPSFRDRIPVIVDEVTTLCGPGELVDVIVTERGIAINPKRKDLIEAVKNTKLPIKTIKEIYNEVNEICGGIPSKPKVNKNKVVAVVKWVDGTILDSVFQKV, from the coding sequence ATGAAATTAGTTAAAAATGCTGCTGGAAGATTTGTTCCAACTAGAATAAATAAACGTGATGAAATTCCATATAAAGGAATTGGCAAATTTAGACCAAAAGGAAACAAAGCAAAACCGCCAATTAGAACTTGTATTGATTATCCAACAGATGGAAATAAATTAGTTTCAAGTTTAGAAGAAGCATTAAAAAAAGCCGGATTGAAAGACGGAATGACAATTTCCACACATCATCATTTAAGAAATGGCGATGTTCTTACAAATCAACTTTTTGATACAATTAAAAAAATGGGAATCAAAAATATTCGATGGTTTCCAAGCGCATCATTTCCATGTCATCAACATTTAATTCAATATTTGGAAGATGGCACAATTCATCACATTGAAGGAAGCATGAACGGACCTTTAGGAAAATTTACAACTGATGGAAAAATGAAAGGAATTGGAGTTCTACGATCGCATGGCGGAAGATATCAATCAATTCAAGATGGTGAAGTTCATATTGATATTGCAGTAATTGCTGCTCCAACTGCTGATCCGTTTGGGAATGCAACTGGGGATCAAGGAAAATCTGCTTGCGGACTTTTAGGTTTCGCACTCGGCGATTCGGAATATGCAGATCGTGTTATTGTGGTAACAGATAATCTTGTTCCCTTCCCTTGCATTCCTTGGCAGATTCAAGGTAACAATGTTGATTTTGTTGTGCAGACAGATTCGCTTGGAGATTCATCAAAAATTGTTTCCGGAACTACTGAAGTTACAAAAAGTCCGGATAGATTATTAATTGCTGAATATGTTGCTCAATTTTTTGAAGATGCCGGAATATTAAAAGATGGATTTTCATTTCAAGCTGGTGCCGGAGGAACAAATTTAGCATTCGCACTTTTCCTCAAAGAAAAAATGAAAGCAAAAAATATTAAGGCAAGATTTATACGCGGCGGAAGCACAAAATATTTAGTAGAAATGTTGGAAGAAGGATTAACTGATTATATTTTAGACGGACAAACTTTTGATTTGGAAGGTGTACGATCCATGCACGAAAATGCAAATCACGTAAATACGTCTCCGTTCACAAGTTATAATTATCACGGTAAAGGAAATTTTGCATCAATTTTGGATGTAGTAGTTTTAGGGGCAACTGAAGTTGATCTTAATTTTAACGCAAATGTTGTTACTCATTCCGATGGATATTTGCTTCACGGAATTGGCGGATGGCAGAATTGCCTTTTTTCAAAATGTACAATTTTAGCAATTCCTTCTTTCAGAGATCGCATTCCCGTAATTGTTGATGAAGTTACAACTTTATGCGGACCTGGAGAATTAGTTGATGTAATTGTAACCGAGCGCGGAATTGCGATAAATCCCAAAAGAAAAGATTTGATTGAAGCTGTAAAGAATACTAAATTACCTATCAAAACTATAAAAGAAATTTACAACGAAGTAA